From Zingiber officinale cultivar Zhangliang chromosome 5B, Zo_v1.1, whole genome shotgun sequence, the proteins below share one genomic window:
- the LOC121987811 gene encoding reticulon-like protein B17, whose protein sequence is MDSPPPAAPSPPCTRSSAEPRHRSKSASRIVIATASDENQIIPFLATPPSRKHNSPLLSPSPLQDIVLLSPSPHLKPKRRSAAAAAIEDGSPQAGGTPCGRRKSRAAAAMVLMGCASSPRKGRRARRRLEKDVVREERDLGHLADGDGVGNGRVRITRRSRERSSLVTSVPPPSPITVSQQEPREAPINNEDCRSSLDGIQEHIFELVMWKNVAKSSLWFGLGTLFFLSSCFSKDFSFSMISAMSHLGLAILGLAFFKDSIPQRQQLNVRSKVQITDEDILRAAQVILPLANVAFAKIQEIFCGDPLRTLQVAPVLLSGAMYGHLITLRRLIATCFFVSFTLPKFYSCYSHQIHNKVENSINRIQETWKSCPRKKLIAISTATIFWNLFSVKSRLFAVFFSVVILRYHHRQVEDCAKEEREESSR, encoded by the exons ATGGATTCTCCACCGCCTGCTGCTCCTAGTCCTCCCTGCACCCGCTCCTCTGCCGAGCCCCGCCACCGGAGCAAGTCTGCCTCCCGCATCGTCATCGCCACCGCCTCCGACGAGAATCAGATCATCCCCTTCCTCGCCACGCCGCCTTCTAGGAAGCACAACTCCCCGTTGCTCTCTCCCTCGCCACTTCAGGACATCGTGCTCCTCTCGCCTTCCCCTCACCTCAAGCCCAAGCGTAGATCCGCAGCTGCCGCCGCCATCGAGGATGGATCACCGCAGGCGGGAGGGACCCCTTGCGGGAGACGGAAGAGCAGGGCCGCCGCGGCGATGGTTCTGATGGGGTGCGCGTCGTCTCCGAGGAAAGGCCGGCGGGCCAGGAGGAGGCTGGAGAAGGACGTTGTCAGGGAGGAGAGGGACCTGGGTCATTTGGCGGATGGCGATGGCGTCGGAAATGGGAGAGTGAGGATTACGAGGCGGAGCAGAGAAAGATCGAGTCTTGTGACCTCTGTGCCTCCTCCCAGTCCAATAACAG taTCTCAACAAGAACCGAGAGAGGCACCAATCAACAACGAGGATTGTCGCAGTTCCCTAGATGGGATACAAGAACATATCTTCGAACTTGTGATGTGGAAAAATGTAGCTAAATCCTCCTTGTGGTTCGGCCTAGGCACCTTGTTCTTCTTGTCCTCTTGTTTCTCAAAGGACTTTAGCTTCAG CATGATTTCTGCAATGTCTCACCTTGGTCTTGCAATTTTGGGCTTAGCCTTTTTCAAGGATTCGATTCCTCAGAG GCAACAACTGAACGTGAGAAGTAAAGTTCAGATAACAGACGAAGACATCCTTCGAGCTGCTCAGGTCATCCTCCCACTGGCCAACGTTGCCTTTGCAAAAATTCAAGAGATCTTCTGTGGGGATCCATTGAGGACACTTCAA GTTGCACCTGTTCTCCTATCTGGGGCCATGTATGGCCACCTGATAACCCTGAGGAGGCTTATCGCAACTT GtttttttgtgagttttacttTGCCAAAATTCTATTCTTGCTACTCACATCAGATTCATAACAAAG TTGAGAACAGCATAAATCGGATTCAAGAAACATGGAAATCTTGCCCACGCAAAAAACTGATAGCAATCTCCACAGCCACAATATTTTGGAACTTATTCAGTGTGAAGTCCCGTTTGTTTGCAG TATTTTTTTCGGTGGTAATACTTAGGTATCACCATCGACAAGTAGAAGATTGTGCCAAGGAAGAAAGAGAAGAATCATCGAGGTGA
- the LOC121985742 gene encoding eukaryotic translation initiation factor 5B-like: MRVPPSRLLPSPGRSREPAAAVPALSSSRSRRLRSSGSVKGGQSPMFPLVAGGRRKGVAFEAAEPSSPKVTCIGQVRVKSKKKKASPAVAAVVRSRSVRGSGTEASFRRMEDGNGSRGCWPSRKHKWANRLPVSINCFFPCGGRSLCSSSCSRSGANRAEECGEEWWSSNGAVFARWPVAVPQSEEGKERGVFSVVVEEKRDREMGMVIAERVKGEELGFDVEVKKRNEVVMLVGKGEEKQEEVQICIPPRNALLLMRCRSDPVRMAALTTRLLDSPAMKVRVEERDEDEGNSDERNGDQCAKSNVAMEGEEKGTRAPEAKQENQDSVLTEQLMKEFDDSLEKLKKEELNSDKEKQSQFKEQGEVATAAEVVELEEGGKENAEGDEQEQEIALVESEKASLREKIDANEMPNESPLQERETGKEPSIIMRSSSCPSTVDKQERTMSRRSQERGRRHNPSSKERGRRHSFSTEREARRPSFNTEKEVRRSSFSSEGKETWSFSIEKDGLKLEKEPMNQEQNEEEEEEDSATDMGRKDDIFEVPKTHSRGIEEEEEDGGRQHFRIEEETGQKGVEEKSPDLPDCLLLMLYEPKLSMEVSKETWVCSDDFLQRNRHPSKSTAAATTTMVTSTDEASEIANENKEVGTPMQDDCRPPAPTLLAADTEKKLTINAVAKHAQVPTLAYEPLVLTRCKSEPMRLSASLTPDACFWRDRHRPIGATGIGF, translated from the coding sequence ATGCGGGTGCCACCGTCTAGGTTGCTTCCCAGCCCCGGACGCAGTCGCGAACCGGCTGCGGCGGTTCCTGCACTTTCCTCCTCCCGCAGCCGCCGCCTCCGCAGCAGCGGCAGCGTGAAGGGCGGCCAGTCTCCGATGTTCCCCTTGGTAGCCGGAGGGCGGCGGAAAGGCGTCGCCTTTGAGGCCGCGGAGCCGTCCTCGCCGAAGGTTACCTGCATAGGCCAGGTACGGGTCAAGagtaagaagaagaaggcttcccCTGCGGTCGCGGCGGTGGTGCGGTCGAGATCCGTTAGGGGGAGTGGCACCGAGGCGAGCTTTAGGAGGATGGAGGACGGAAATGGATCGCGAGGATGTTGGCCGAGCAGGAAGCACAAGTGGGCGAATCGCCTCCCGGTGAGCATAAATTGCTTCTTCCCTTGCGGTGGCAGGTCCCTCTGCTCCTCTTCTTGCTCCAGATCGGGTGCAAATAGAGCTGAAGAATGCGGCGAGGAGTGGTGGAGCTCAAATGGCGCCGTGTTCGCAAGGTGGCCAGTGGCGGTTCCTCAGAGCGAGGAGGGGAAGGAACGGGGCGTCTTTAGCGTTGTCGTCGAAGAGAAAAGAGACAGAGAGATGGGAATGGTAATAGCGGAGAGGGTGAAGGGGGAAGAATTAGGGTTTGATGTAGAGGTGAAGAAGAGAAATGAAGTGGTGATGCTTGTGGGGAAAGGGGAGGAGAAACAAGAAGAGGTGCAGATTTGCATTCCTCCGAGGAATGCCCTTCTACTGATGAGGTGCAGGTCTGATCCCGTGAGAATGGCGGCATTGACGACTCGTTTGCTGGATTCGCCAGCCATGAAGGTCCGCGTAGAGGAAAGAGATGAAGATGAAGGAAACAGTGATGAAAGAAACGGTGATCAATGTGCAAAGTCTAATGTGGCAATGGAAGGAGAAGAAAAGGGAACAAGAGCACCTGAAGCCAAGCAAGAGAATCAAGATTCCGTTTTGACAGAACAACTAATGAAAGAATTCGACGACTCACTGGAAAAGTTGAAAAAAGAGGAGCTGAATTCAGATAAGGAGAAGCAAAGTCAGTTCAAGGAACAAGGAGAAGTGGCTACTGCTGCTGAGGTCGTTGAACTCGAAGAGGGAGGGAAAGAAAATGCAGAAGGAGACGAACAAGAGCAAGAAATAGCACTAGTTGAATCGGAAAAGGCTAGTTTACGAGAAAAGATAGACGCGAACGAAATGCCCAATGAGAGTCCTCTCCAAGAAAGAGAAACAGGGAAGGAACCAAGCATAATAATGAGATCTAGCAGCTGCCCTTCCACAGTAGACAAGCAAGAGAGAACAATGAGTCGAAGATCACaggaaagaggaagaagacaTAACCCTTCTTCAAAGGAAAGGGGCAGGCGGCATAGCTTTTCCACTGAGAGGGAGGCTAGGAGGCCAAGCTTTAATACTGAGAAGGAAGTAAGAAGATCTAGCTTCTCCAGTGAAGGGAAGGAAACTTGGAGCTTCTCTATAGAGAAGGATGGCTTGAAACTAGAAAAGGAACCTATGAATCAAGAAcagaatgaagaagaagaagaagaagactctgCCACAGATATGGGGCGAAAAGATGACATCTTTGAGGTTCCAAAGACTCATAGCAGaggaatagaagaagaagaagaagacggagGCAGACAACATTTTAGGATAGAAGAGGAAACAGGACAAAAGGGTGTGGAAGAGAAGAGCCCTGATTTGCCTGACTGCCTTCTGTTAATGCTGTATGAACCCAAACTGTCGATGGAGGTTTCAAAAGAAACTTGGGTTTGTAGCGACGATTTTCTCCAGAGGAATCGCCACCCTTCAAAATCCACTGCTGCAGCTACCACCACCATGGTCACTAGCACTGACGAAGCTAGTGAGATCGCTAATGAGAATAAGGAAGTTGGCACTCCAATGCAAGATGATTGCCGTCCTCCAGCACCAACCCTGCTCGCTGCAGACACGGAGAAGAAGCTAACAATCAATGCTGTGGCCAAGCACGCACAAGTGCCAACTCTTGCTTACGAGCCGCTGGTGCTTACGCGGTGCAAGTCAGAGCCAATGAGGTTGTCCGCAAGCTTGACGCCGGATGCTTGCTTCTGGAGGGATCGGCATCGGCCCATTGGAGCTACTGGAATTGGATTCTGA
- the LOC121985743 gene encoding uncharacterized protein At4g28440-like, whose product MERQQGQGAKPAKRKPIFTKVDQLKPGTSGHTLVVKVVTSNTVLHKGRPAAAHLRPTRIAECLIGDETACIVFTARNEQVDLLKTGATVILRNAKIDMFKGCMRLAVDKWGRIEVAEPANFEVKADNNLSLVEYELVNVGEE is encoded by the exons ATGGAGCGGCAGCAAGGGCAGGGAGCTAAGCCGGCCAAGCGCAAGCCTATCTTCACCAAGGTGGACCAGCTGAAGCCCGGCACCAGCGGTCACACCCTAGTCGTCAAGGTCGTCACTTCCAACACTGTGCTCCACAAGGGCCGCCCCGCCGCAGCCCATCTCCGCCCCACGCGGATCGCCGAATGCCTCATCGGAGACGAGACCGCCTGCATCGTCTTCACCGCCCGCAACGAGCAAG TTGACTTGTTGAAAACTGGCGCTACTGTCATCCTGCGAAATGCCAAGATTGATATGTTCAAGGGCTGCATGCGGCTTGCTGTCGATAAATGGGGCCGAATCGAGGTTGCTGAACCAGCTAATTTTGAGGTAAAGGCGGACAACAACTTATCGCTGGTCGAATATGAGCTGGTGAATGTTGGTGAAGAATGA